Proteins encoded within one genomic window of Triticum aestivum cultivar Chinese Spring chromosome 2D, IWGSC CS RefSeq v2.1, whole genome shotgun sequence:
- the LOC123052384 gene encoding uncharacterized GPI-anchored protein At4g28100: protein MSVHVAAAAVLIALLVPARASDVSSFPLTQTQSPANASAAPSSPPCRLDLSAELFGGVAAACGAGGGPGSLDRGRCCPVLAAWLFAAHARTALSVPAPAPALAGEGLDGDEGPMVPYDNQRCVDALGTALEKRGVALQRPNATCDTVICFCGIRLHQIGSLRCPAAFAVGAAARNATPTAAVKDLEKSCRNASYAGCSRCVQSLQKVKGNVSREVAGGDRARRMLGLDCQLMGLTWLLAKNKTVYIPTVSAVLRAMLYTAHPTESGGHSKVSGGGAAPPRCSPDQENMPLAVDSLQFEHAGSTSSAAALLRGVCGSLLCLALYCFVWDAFL, encoded by the exons aTGTCGGTGCACGTCGCGGCCGCGGCGGTTCTCATCGCGCTCCTCGTCCCCGCCCGAGCCTCGGACGTCTCCTCGTTCCCGCTCACGCAGACGCAGTCTCCGGCCAACGCCTCCGCGGCGCCCTCCTCCCCGCCCTGCCGCCTCGACCTCTCCGCGGAGCTCTTCGGCGGCGTGGCCGCGGCGTGCGGGGCCGGCGGCGGGCCGGGCTCCCTGGACCGCGGCCGCTGCTGCCCCGTGCTCGCGGCCTGGCTCTTCGCGGCGCACGCGCGCACGGCGCTCTCCgtcccggcgccggcgccggcgctggcgggcGAGGGCCTGGACGGGGACGAGGGCCCCATGGTCCCGTACGACAACCAGCGGTGCGTGGACGCGCTGGGCACCGCGCTGGAGAAGCGCGGGGTGGCGCTGCAGCGGCCCAACGCGACCTGCGACACGGTGATCTGCTTCTGCGGCATCCGGCTCCACCAGATCGGCTCGCTCCGCTGCCCCGCCGCGTtcgccgtcggcgccgccgccaGGAACGCCACGCCCACCGCCGCGGTGAAGGACCTGGAGAAGAGCTGCCGCAACGCATCCTACGCCGGCTGCTCCCGCTGCGTCCAGTCCCTGCAAAAG GTGAAGGGGAACGTGAGccgggaggtcgccggcggcgaccgCGCCCGGCGGATGCTGGGGCTGGACTGCCAGCTGATGGGCCTGACGTGGCTGCTGGCCAAGAACAAGACGGTGTACATCCCCACCGTGTCCGCCGTGCTGCGCGCCATGCTCTACACCGCGCACCCCACCGAGTCCGGCGGCCACTCCAaggtcagcggcggcggcgcggcgccgccGCGGTGCAGCCCGGACCAGGAGAACATGCCGCTGGCCGTGGACTCGCTGCAGTTCGAGCACGCCGGCAGCACGAGCTCGGCCGCGGCCCTGCTCCGCGGCGTCTGCGGCTCCCTCCTCTGCCTGGCGCTCTACTGCTTCGTCTGGGACGCGTTCTTGTAG